GACTAGTTTTACCAATTATATGTGTCTACTCCTTATTTAAATGCATACCTTATAGAAACCAAATAAGCACGGGGTGAGTGAAAACACTCAGCAATGCATGTTTAATTCAGATTCAGTTTGATTATGGCTTAATTAGCACAAGGCATGAGAGAGGGGGAGTGTTCTGCAATCACTTGCTAGGAAAACTTTAGCAGGatactattttttttgaaagcacacCGGGGGGACTAGAGTCCCCACCTGGATCGATTACCAATTGATGCCGGGCAAGCCGGTGCTTGGTACAGAGAGTTCGGTGGTCGTAGTGACTACATTGTTCAGATCAACTGGGTACAGAGTAAGACAGCGGGTAGACAACACTATTACATGGCGAATTTGGAGCACTAGAGATCAACAACAGGCCTGTGAATCAACAGCAGGATACTATATATGTGCTCTAGGGATTCTTCATAAAGGTAGTGGGACCTACCAGAACTCCCGTTAGTGTTTTATGGTCTGATGGATCCTCAGCACATGGGAATCACAACTTATGGTTAAATACATTTCTAGAGGCTGGCCATCTTATCACCTATCCCTGTGAATCAATTTTTAGGGATGATGGTTCAGTGCTCATGGTTAGAAATTCTAACCATGGTAGAAACTGTTATATTGTATCGACTACTGCATTGCAACAGATAAAAAAATAGATGGCGTAATGGACTTAGGCATATAGCTAAAATTGATTGCATCGTCGTAGCGTTGAGTATGTGCTATCGGTTGCCAAAGTGTCTATACAAACTACAAACCATAATAAAAAAACCGGACCACACCACAGGTTAAATTGGGAAAAAGGAACCGACCGTGTCATCAGTTCGTAGAAAAGACCGGCTAGAGAAAATACCAGAATTTCGAGGCACATTTGCGTCGAGTTGCGCTGGAAGCAAGGTTGTTAGGATTAGGATATCAAGTATGTAGTATCGTTCTTTGTGCGACAATATCATATTGTAGAATCGTATATCGGGATCCTATCATATTCTATAAGTTATTTATATACAAGATTTGTATTATGTTATGAAAATTAATGTATTTTGATTAATATAGATCTAACTAGACTTATTAACATTAGTTGCAGTTTATCTTACGAGGTATTTTATGGTGCTTGAAATTAATGATAGCCTTCAAAGCACCGTAAAAATCTCTTATTGAGAAATGGTATGTTGCAAAGCTCAATAGGGATAACGTTAGTTAGATTCCTTTCAAAACATTAtccatatttaatttttttatttttgaaattcaatagatGAATAAATAATCTTTTTGTTATTTTGATCTATTACTTCCTATGAGGTAATACCTCACTTTATTCATCCTAGATCTACCAAAATGGACAGTCCACAATTATTTGGATGTGCCGTAGCAATTGTACGTCTTACCGCCTTGATAACCAAGACTGAAGCCGTTGACTATTCATTGCAGTTTAAGCCGATGAAAACTTTCTAGTGGATAGATGGCCTTCTCAGTCGATTTTCCCTTGCTTTACAACCCCTCTTGACCAAAAGTCTTGATGTAGAATCTCTCGGGACCGTATTCACCTGATCACGCTCCACTGATCGACCCATCCTAGCATCTTCCTTTGGTGAACTCAGCCAGTCCTCTTTCCACCCCATTCTTGGTCATTTCTTGGCTTGTctaacttttttttatttgaacgaAGTGGCGCGCCTTTCAATTAAGTGAGGGAAAAGTGTTGAGTACACAGGGCCGGTGGCCCTCAGGCCAAAAGACCGGGCACCCAAGAAGGAACAAACAAGACAGGCAGCCCTAATTCGAGCCTAGGCGGATGGACGCACTGCTATATAGCGAAACACATTCCCTCACTCTCTCTGCGACCTGGATCGGTGACAACGAGCAATGTTCGAAGATTCTTCGATTGCGCTCTCCAAAGGTTCCACATGGTGTAAGTGACAACGCTATTGAACGCCCTCGTGTGATCCTTTGGGAAGAGAGTTTCCATCTTCTCCCACCACTCCCTAATGCTGGAGATGCTATTCTGGTCAGCCTGCTGTGGCAGGGGAAAGTTCTCCCAGGTTAGAACTCTACTCCAGACTTCCTGAGCCAAGGGGCAGGTAAGGCACAAATGGAGTACTGACTCTAATGGTCCATTGCAAAGGGTGCAAGCGGGATGGTGTGGGCAGCCACGGTGTGCGAGGTTGTCTACCGTGAGGAGCTTATTATAGATGAGCACCCAAACAAAAAAATTGCATTTGTTCTCTGCTCTAGCCCGCCATATGAGGTTGATCTTGTGACTGCTGTCGTGTGACCCCCAAAAATCGACCCTAATAATTTTTCTCTAAATCTCCttctaattcaaaatttatttttttttaaaaaaaatatatttgtttGAGTGTGCATTTTTGAGCTTAACAAAATCTCTCAAAATTTTCTACTAAAGTACCTCTAAATAAATCCCTGCAATTTTTTCCCACCAATTTTCTTATTTAAATTCCAAACCAAATTCcgaaatcaaaatttaaaaacaaaaaaaatccatcCCCTCTGTCCCTGCGCGTGGGGTCCGCCTGTCATCTTGCTCTGACAGGCAAGCACGCGAACAGCGCAGATTCCCGGCACCTCGGCCCCTCACCGGCTCTACCTCGAGGTCTGCTCACCTGCACGCAGCTTTCCCCTGGCCGCCCTATTCCTCCGTCTCACCGTGCCTATAAAAGGCACACCACTGGCGAGCCTCGCTGCCTCACCCACATGCTCGCACTGAGCACACCAAAAGGAGTCTTCAATAAAAAACTATAATGAATATGTTGGAGCGTTTAGTAGGATAATCTTgtaaatggaaaaaaaaagacgaCAAAAAACCAAGCGTAAATTTGAAAATTGGAAAATctgccaaaaaagaaaaaaatgcttTCGTTGAGAGTTGAACTCAAGACCTTTCATAatagcagaggtgggtaattactTAGAAAACAGATCTAATAGCTATTAATATTCTAATTTGCCAATTGATGgttggatgtttctgattattgtgagaatttctaagattttatcttttttctcAGCGCATCTCGTGAGGATTAACGTGGAGGCTCCAAaaagagcctccaattagtaatagtaagatagtcAGCGGCAGCAGTAACAACATATACTACAGAAAACTACTACCTCCGTTTTTTTATGTTTGTGGCCGGTTAGTTCATTTTTGAATTAGCCGGCGACAAACATTtgtgaacggagggagtacaaatCTAGTATTACATTGCCGAACGATGATGACCAAGAGGAGGGACGTCGATCGAGGGAAGCCTGATGTTGGCAGAAGACTAGAGGGAGCATTCATGCATCAAGGATCATGCATGATCGAGATGGTGATTCATCGGGCGTCAGCAGATGAGCGAGCACACCTTTAATTCAGCCTAGGTAGCTAGGTCAGTTTCATCAGCATGTAAATGCATATATGGTGAAGATTATTTCAAGAGCTTTTGCTGTTGCACGCCAAGCCGTACGTCTTTTATTATTATTCATTCGGATCGGAGATCACCATAATAAAACGTGGTTTATTTGCCCATATGCATGATTATTAGTGCGTGCTCCACACATATTGTCGTTATTAGCTAGTGTTGCATGGATCGTCATCCACTTTGGAAAAAAGCAGTATGGGCAAGCAAGCCTCCGATCGAGCACGCACGCACTTGCCTTGCCATCAGTTGGCTCCCAGCTCCGGGACAAGGAATGATCTATGATTTGTGTACCTTTCTTTGTTGTGATCCACTTCTAATTCAGATTATTGCGGTAACCACATGCACCTAAATATAAATGTATGTTTAGTTGGAAACTTTATCCATTTCAGACTATTCAGCGGCCAAATGTTATAATACGTTATTAATTAGCGAATGCCTTTGCCGCTCCGTCCAGACTCCAGACCCCAGACcagtcaattttttttttgcaaccaaaAGCCTAAACGTTCCAGCGTCCATTCTTCTGGCCTAAGTATTGGAAAAAATCCTGATTACTCCCTCCACCTATAGAGGATGTCTAGATAGACCCCTaaagtaattttttttgttcgaTTTACCCCTCCACCTATTTCAATTGGTTCATTTACCTCTTAAcaaattcttttcttttttgtttctccatgtaAATGTTGAGTTTTTAAGTTCAAAATTTGTGAGTTGATAGATAACATCATAACGTAGCCtagaaaaatatattcatatttatttttataggGCCGATAAGAAAGTAACCTTATTGATATAATATTGTAcataaaataatgatgaaaattcTTAAAGTATTTTTAACATGAGTTATGATGTCCTCTATCACTCCACAAAATATGAACTTCAAATTCAACTTGATATATGTAGataaacaaaaaagacaaatcttATTAAGGGGGTAGATTTGGACCACCTAAATTGTTGgaggggtaaaatgaaccaaaaaaATACTTTAGGGGATTTTGTGCatggagtaatttagactttttcctctAAATATTCAACACAAAGTTTGGCAAATTGAATAGGCAATGGAAACATCTTTTATCTATCTAGTAGAAGCGGCTATGTAGTATGGTGGTGATATAGAGGTTATACGAGGCATGAGGTTACGAATTTGATCCTCGGAGACTGCACGGCGCACACATATTTTGAATTAATAATAGACAAATATCGCGCGATTTAATTTGGGTGAAGATTATTTTCTATTATTTGTTAGAACAATTGGGTCCTTAAGGGCGAAGCATCTAGCTAGCCAGTCACCCACCGTATGTAGGTACCTCTAACAACCTATTGTTAAGGCCTCTCCTCTCTGGAATTAATCTATTTTCTGTGGCAGGTTAGCTCTAGTAGCTGGACAATGCAATATAGTATATTTCTAGCGACCTAATAACGACGAGCCAATGACACGGTAGCTGCAAATAAATAGGTTTATGCCCACGCCTCTAGTAgtcaaaaaataataataacccGTAGCAGTGGAAATTAAAGACGGTAGACACAAAATAAGAATTTCCACGCAGATGGAAGACATAGATGCACCATTTTATAAATTCTCCCCAATAATTCTGTGTAGGGCTAGCGATCGAAAAGCCATCCCATCCAAAGCACCATTATTGAAGGGGAAAATGCCTAATTAAGCATCCAAAAcacagtagctagctagctatgcACTGACGACTAAATGCTAGTGACCGACACTATCTACTGAATTAGTAATTAATTATCTATATATCATGCATGCACGCTGAAGAGTTGGATCGATGAATAATGCTCACTACTATTTGTCTATATATACAGATAGCTACCACGCTGCTCTGGTCGTCGCAGTTCCTCGCCTTCTGTTCATCACATTGAAAGATCGATGGCGACTAATACTGTATGGGTGGGCATTTTTGACGACTTCTTAAAGGATGGCTTCACAGCACTGAAGTGGGCAAAAAAGGAATTTGTTACCAAATCACCACAGCTTAAGCTCCACGTTATTCTCATCAAAAAAGCGGATGTCGCCCAAGCTCCGGTGATACGGCAGCCATTAACAGGTGTGGTACCATGCACGCATCATGATGATATGTATTCCAATCCCCCTCTTTTTAATCAGTTAATTGCCTCTTATATATTTTgcatcatctctctctctcttattaTCTGTGGCCGCCGGATTCACAAATTACATTCGTGGAGTTTAATTCATTAGAACCCAGAGCTAATATCATTTTGTAATTTTGAACTAGCTTGAAACTCCAGATCTAACGTAGGCTACCCAGCTAGGATCTATCTAGAGTACTGATCTAAATAGGACCACTTCAATAACAATAGAAACCATTATACTATATATAACATATATCAAGCAACCAATGTCATCTCTCTTGCATTGGGGACTAACAATAATATATGTACACATTATACTCCATTAATTACGTACCGTGCCCATTATTTATAGCTCGATAAACTGCTTATATAACATTTCTTATATATCCCACTATATACTTTTGGTACAGGAGTCTCAATCGCACGACTTTCTAACTGGCAAGAGATTGTGGACATGTTCTTCCCCAGGTTCCTCCCAGGCGGCCAGCAAGCGAGACAACGTTTTGATGTTTTGTTTGGAGACTTTAAAAAAGTACGCAAATTTTAATTTACAAATATGCAGCACGCACGGACTAGCTATTTTCTGTGTCTCCATAATAACTGGAGTACACCTCAAGCAGCTTCGTTGTAGCTAATTGAGTTAATAAACCATTTAATTGATGTTTGTTTATATATGAATGTAATGAATAGTTTGGCTTACAACAAGCTAGAATAGCTAGCTATTTCGAGACGAAGGTAGTGTATGTGTATCATAATTTGTGCAGATActtatatgtgtgtgtgtgtgtgtactgCTTTGAGCACAGAACATTGCCGGCGAGATGTATGAAGGAACGAGCATCCAGCACACTCTGAAGTTCGCTATGCAGCAAATTAAGGACCTCGACACACTAATCGTCGGGTGTGCAGCAGGAGCAATCACGACAGAAAGGTACGTACCTGTAGTAAGTAGTTAGTGATATTCTAGCTATATACAGTATTTAAGATTgattgaaaaaatatatataatctaCTACATCTATATCATCAGATGACgtaaattatttattatttactAGTACTATCTTTGTTCTCGAATATTTGTAGTCGGTTAGTTTATTTTGAACTAACATacgataaataaaaaaagaacgaaGAGAGTATAATGTATGTATGCATGCAACTATATATGCAAGCAGGTCTAAACTGCCGACTGAGTTGGAGTTATCAGCTGGATGCAAGCAGATCGTGCTGGTGGAAAAGATtgtcagccccccccccccccctaggactgcacatcaaacAGCGCCCCCCGCGGGACGGGAAAGCGCGGCGCCCAGTGATCCATCAACAGCGGTGATCTCATTCATGGTCGTATGTATATGCGCGAGCATGACAGGGACCAGGCCGGATACTAAGTGCACCGTTAAGTTATTCCAAGCCGATGACCTGGAATGATTACTGTCATTCTTTATGGACCGAATGACAGCCCAttgctatatatatatcctcCTGTGTCTCATCAGTGTGAGCGCGACTCCATCAGGTTGGGTGATGCCTATTCTCTGAGAGTCGAGTATTGGAATAATCTGTGTGAGTGCCAACATCAAGTTGACAGACACCATGTATGCGTGCTTTGTGACTGCTGCCACATATACCTACGTATGGCATGCCCTGTATGTGTTGATTTCccttaataattataattattgtgtGTACAGTACTAGTTTTCGCCGCTTTCATGGCCGTGTGCTTTCCATATATATCCGTGCTCTTATATGTATCCATCGACAGGTTTCTTGAGCACTTATCAAcacataacatatatatattcTACTAAGACTGAATAAATCTTTTGGACATCCGAAAACAACCGGCATCACATATATATGACAACCATAACATGAAGTTGTTATATACAAAAAGGTGATATAAAACTTTGTAGCCATTCCCCGGACATAAAAAACCATCATAGCTAGTCACAAGAACGTATCAACCACAaccaaaattaaagaaaaaccAAATCTTAATCTTAATATTACTAATGGGAGACTCTTTTTGAAGCCTCCACGTTAATCCTCACTAGATGcgctaagaaaaaaaatagatcctaacaattctcacaaaaatcagaaacatccggtcGTCCATCATGTAACTCTAATAATAATAGCCGTTAGATCTactatattttctaaaaaattaccCATTATTAAAGATGAAATAAAATAACccttaaatttatataaaattacccaccatgccattattaaaaatgaaataaaataaccccctaaatctatataaatatattgtcgTTATTAGCTAGTGTTGCATGGATCATCATCCATTTTGGAAAAAAGCTAGTATGGGCAAGCAAGCCTCCGATCGAGCACGCACGCACTTGCCTTGCCATCAGTTGGCTCCCAGCTCCGGGACAAGGAATGATCTATGATTTGTGTACCTTTCTTTGTTGTGATCCACTTCTAATTCAGATTATTGCGGTAACCACATGCACCTAAATATAAATGTATGTTTAGTTGGAAACTTTATCCATTTCAGACTATTCAGCGGCCAAATGTTATAATACGTTATTAATTAGCGAATGCCTTTGCCGCTCCGTCCAGACTCCAGACCCCAGACcagtcaattttttttttgcaaccaaaAGCCTAAACGTTCCAGCGTCCATTCTTCTGGCCTAAGTATTGGAAAAAATCCTGATTACTCCCTCCACCTATAGAGGATGTCTAGATAGACCCCTaaagtattttttttgttcGATTTACCCCTCCACCTATTTCAATTGGTTCATTTACCTCTTAACAAATTCTTTTCTTTTGTGTTT
The Panicum virgatum strain AP13 chromosome 6N, P.virgatum_v5, whole genome shotgun sequence genome window above contains:
- the LOC120680101 gene encoding uncharacterized protein LOC120680101, encoding MATNTVWVGIFDDFLKDGFTALKWAKKEFVTKSPQLKLHVILIKKADVAQAPVIRQPLTGVSIARLSNWQEIVDMFFPRFLPGGQQARQRFDVLFGDFKKNIAGEMYEGTSIQHTLKFAMQQIKDLDTLIVGCAAGAITTERSKLPTELELSAGCKQIVLVEKIVSPPPPPRTAHQTAPPAGRESAAPSDPSTAVISFMVVCICASMTGTRPDTKCTVKLFQADDLE